A stretch of the bacterium genome encodes the following:
- a CDS encoding cytochrome c → MSDSINLKDGLALSIYVILSGARRSPRISKIYMITVLYIALAQSAYALPWDTDLNHQQSYKTSEMARSPVKGTIPLGAKPFTLSHEDAGKNLKNPSTPTRASLWRARRLWNSNCATCHGLQGDGNSVVGPQVKAPSLKLDLYKSRTDGWIYSVIHAGLNNMPRYGYKLTEQDHWDLVNYVRYIQGQHQDLIAAQN, encoded by the coding sequence ATGTCCGATAGTATAAATCTAAAAGATGGTTTGGCACTGTCAATCTATGTCATCCTGAGCGGAGCGCGGCGAAGTCCAAGGATCTCCAAAATATATATGATCACTGTATTATATATTGCGCTTGCCCAATCTGCCTACGCCTTGCCTTGGGATACAGATTTAAATCATCAGCAGTCTTATAAAACTTCAGAAATGGCTCGCTCTCCTGTTAAGGGAACAATTCCTTTAGGCGCAAAGCCGTTTACGCTGTCACATGAAGATGCTGGAAAGAATTTAAAAAACCCCAGCACTCCGACGCGTGCATCGCTGTGGCGTGCCCGCCGTTTATGGAATTCAAACTGTGCCACCTGTCATGGTCTTCAGGGTGATGGCAATAGTGTAGTTGGCCCACAAGTTAAAGCACCCTCACTTAAGTTAGATCTTTATAAGAGCCGCACGGATGGATGGATATATTCTGTAATCCATGCTGGTCTAAATAATATGCCGCGTTACGGTTATAAACTTACCGAACAAGACCATTGGGATCTTGTAAATTATGTTCGTTATATCCAAGGACAGCATCAAGATTTAATCGCAGCGCAAAATTAG